A single window of Granulicella sibirica DNA harbors:
- a CDS encoding TonB-dependent receptor: MKSFPAALLSIILCCALIARAASAEQETTAAGRDRTLSQLSGTIVDTSGALMAGATVQVRSANGTVQSTTRSDKNGVFLLPGLPAGTYRIVVSKPEFETKEIPITLATTGTLAPLRVSLAVSPVTTTINVQGREDDLTGIADSATQGTVGAKEIQDRPILRSGEILETIPGVIITQHAGGGKANQYFLRGFNLDHGTDFATFIDDMPLNLPSHAHGEGYSDMNTVVPEFVKRVNYEKGPYYADVGNYGSAGSAHLEFFKTLPRNFVQVEGGMYGYGRAVFGFSQKLGPGNLLYGGEAYHDDGPWAHADNYYKFNGLSTYSQGDDADGFSVTGRGYHGRWNSSDQIAANAVPLVGLFGTLNPTDGGNSQRYSLQGEWHRQGAYSETRVTAYGFYYDLDLFSDFTYYLTDPVRGDQFEQHDRRWVAGLDAHHTIFSQWFGRKVENTFGLQVRNDWIHNGLYQSQNRMRVDKTDSSTGNTLPATTEEDRFTDTQPGFYVENKVQWASKFRSVVGMRGDVDYFNVTSLVNAANSGAAIKALPSPKASLTFGPWASTEFYAQAGFSFHSNDGRGATQNVEPISADNPAPNTPTSPIPALIPTKGGEVGVRTTAIPHLQSTVSLWYLHSASELQQSGDTGDTVASQQSSGRYGFEWANYYTPFEHVAFDLDLASSKALFSTLDGDDAAPGSPGGRRVPEAVGLVISSGVTVHNDHGLSASLRLRYFGPRDLTSDGIYRSQATALLNGEANYRFNEKWRISAELLNLPNRRDHDIDYAYTSQITPTAAPAFTDIFHPVEPIQVRFALRRSF; encoded by the coding sequence GTGAAATCCTTCCCCGCCGCCCTCCTCTCGATCATCCTCTGCTGTGCTCTCATCGCACGAGCCGCGAGTGCCGAACAGGAGACAACGGCTGCAGGCAGAGACAGGACCTTGTCTCAGCTATCGGGAACAATCGTCGACACTTCCGGCGCGCTGATGGCTGGCGCCACCGTTCAGGTGCGAAGCGCTAACGGCACCGTTCAAAGCACGACACGCTCGGACAAGAACGGAGTCTTCCTCCTCCCGGGACTTCCCGCAGGCACTTATCGGATCGTCGTCTCGAAGCCCGAATTTGAGACGAAAGAAATCCCCATCACCTTAGCCACCACCGGGACCCTCGCACCGCTCCGCGTCTCTCTGGCCGTCAGCCCCGTAACCACCACCATCAACGTGCAGGGTCGCGAAGATGACCTCACCGGCATCGCCGACTCCGCCACCCAGGGAACGGTCGGTGCGAAAGAGATTCAGGACCGCCCGATCCTCCGCTCGGGAGAGATTCTCGAGACCATCCCCGGCGTCATCATCACGCAGCACGCCGGCGGCGGCAAGGCCAATCAGTACTTCCTGCGCGGCTTCAATCTCGACCACGGCACGGACTTCGCCACGTTCATCGACGATATGCCGCTCAACCTTCCGTCGCATGCGCACGGCGAAGGCTACTCGGATATGAACACCGTCGTTCCGGAGTTCGTGAAGCGCGTGAACTACGAGAAAGGGCCCTACTACGCCGATGTCGGCAACTACGGCTCCGCCGGCTCCGCCCACCTCGAGTTCTTCAAGACCCTTCCCCGGAACTTCGTCCAGGTAGAGGGCGGCATGTACGGCTACGGCCGCGCCGTCTTCGGCTTCTCGCAAAAGCTCGGCCCCGGCAATCTCCTCTATGGTGGCGAGGCCTACCACGACGACGGTCCATGGGCGCACGCGGATAATTACTACAAGTTCAACGGCCTCTCGACCTACAGCCAGGGAGACGACGCCGACGGGTTCAGCGTCACGGGTCGCGGCTACCACGGCCGCTGGAACTCCAGCGATCAGATCGCCGCGAACGCCGTGCCGCTCGTCGGTCTCTTCGGTACGCTGAACCCCACCGACGGGGGCAACTCCCAGCGATACAGCCTGCAGGGCGAATGGCATCGCCAGGGCGCATACTCCGAGACCAGGGTCACCGCCTACGGCTTCTACTACGATCTCGACCTGTTCTCCGACTTTACCTACTACCTCACCGACCCCGTCCGTGGCGACCAGTTTGAGCAACACGACAGGCGCTGGGTAGCCGGACTCGACGCCCACCACACCATCTTCAGCCAATGGTTCGGCCGCAAGGTGGAGAACACCTTCGGCCTTCAGGTCCGCAACGACTGGATCCACAACGGCCTCTATCAGTCGCAGAATCGCATGCGCGTCGATAAGACCGACTCGTCGACCGGCAACACCCTGCCGGCAACAACCGAAGAAGACCGCTTCACGGACACACAGCCGGGTTTCTATGTCGAGAATAAGGTTCAGTGGGCGAGCAAGTTCCGCTCGGTCGTTGGAATGCGCGGTGACGTGGACTACTTCAATGTCACCAGCCTCGTGAACGCCGCCAACTCCGGAGCCGCCATCAAAGCCCTGCCCAGTCCAAAAGCAAGTCTGACCTTCGGCCCATGGGCCAGCACCGAGTTCTATGCACAGGCCGGATTCAGCTTTCACAGCAACGACGGCCGCGGCGCGACGCAGAATGTGGAGCCCATCTCGGCGGATAATCCTGCCCCCAACACGCCCACCTCGCCCATTCCCGCCCTCATCCCAACCAAGGGCGGCGAAGTCGGCGTGCGCACGACGGCGATCCCGCATCTCCAGAGCACTGTCTCCCTGTGGTATCTGCACAGCGCCTCCGAACTGCAGCAGTCCGGCGACACGGGAGACACGGTTGCTTCGCAACAGTCGAGCGGCCGCTATGGCTTCGAGTGGGCAAACTACTACACGCCCTTCGAACACGTGGCCTTCGATCTCGATCTTGCAAGCTCCAAGGCCCTGTTCTCAACGCTCGACGGGGACGATGCCGCACCGGGCAGCCCAGGCGGCAGGCGCGTACCCGAAGCCGTCGGATTGGTCATCTCGTCCGGCGTCACGGTGCATAACGACCACGGTTTATCGGCGAGCCTGCGCCTGCGCTACTTCGGCCCGCGCGACCTGACTTCCGACGGAATCTATCGTTCGCAGGCAACAGCGTTGCTCAACGGGGAAGCCAACTATCGCTTCAACGAGAAGTGGCGCATCTCGGCCGAACTTCTCAATCTCCCGAATCGCCGCGATCACGACATCGACTACGCCTATACCTCACAGATCACGCCAACCGCAGCGCCGGCCTTCACGGACATCTTCCATCCCGTCGAGCCCATTCAGGTGCGATTCGCGCTTCGTAGAAGCTTCTGA
- a CDS encoding molybdopterin-containing oxidoreductase family protein: MSTLPSAPHDGSTQSATRTVHAVCTLDCPDSCGVLVTVDQLTGRATRVQGDPAHPVTRGFLCGKVAKYLDRVYAPDRLLYPMRRRAGVPKGPLAQGREAEAFERISWDEALAGITAKLAATAEEHGPESILPYSYAGTIGQLGYGSMDRRFFHRLGASQLDRTICSSAGGAALTSVYGVRLGTVPQHYAHAGLIIAWGANIHGNNIHLWPFIEQARRNGAKLIVIDPYRTRTAALADEHLAIRPGTDTLLALGLMHVLFRDGLEDREYLAASTDPAQAEALQAHALLPEHAPDAVAAVTGIAAETIVRLARAYGTSLALTGRPAVIRLNYGIQRSEYGGTAVRAVSMLPLITGSWKHLGGGLTLSTSGAFPFNGKALQMPELMEASPLGRASRVVNMSQLGAALTTLDDPPVKALFVYNSNPAAVAPNQNDVLRGMARDDLFTVVHDQFFTDTADFADYLLPAPTFLETKDVQGAYGHFFAQVSNRAIEPRGEVRNNVRLFAELAKHMGFTEACFDDVEDDLIDQALTTDHPWFAGITRERLEREGHAALNLPKNADGLSLPFSTPEWFPHGRVELFPLPAYMAATESRSAPAAEEFPLEFLPRKADNYMNSTFANHAGHQHMEARNTGVLEMHPDDAAPRKIVTGDRVEIFNRRGTIKLHAQVNRQVAPGVVAARLAWNKLSSGQAGLNRLTSENLTDIGGGATFYSTLVEVRKA; this comes from the coding sequence ATGAGCACGCTTCCATCAGCGCCGCACGATGGCTCGACGCAATCCGCTACGCGGACCGTCCATGCCGTGTGCACGCTGGACTGCCCGGACTCCTGCGGCGTTCTGGTGACCGTCGACCAGCTTACGGGGCGTGCGACCCGGGTGCAGGGTGATCCTGCGCATCCGGTGACGCGTGGCTTTCTGTGCGGCAAGGTCGCGAAGTATCTGGATCGCGTCTATGCGCCGGACCGGCTGCTGTATCCGATGCGTCGGCGGGCGGGCGTTCCCAAGGGACCATTGGCGCAGGGGCGCGAGGCGGAAGCGTTCGAGCGGATCTCGTGGGACGAGGCGCTTGCCGGGATTACCGCGAAGCTCGCCGCGACCGCTGAGGAACATGGGCCAGAGTCGATCCTTCCTTACAGCTATGCCGGTACGATTGGGCAGCTTGGGTATGGGTCGATGGATCGGCGGTTCTTCCACCGGCTGGGAGCGTCGCAGTTGGATCGGACGATCTGCTCCTCGGCTGGCGGTGCGGCTCTGACGAGTGTCTATGGCGTTCGGCTTGGGACGGTTCCGCAGCACTACGCGCATGCCGGGCTGATCATCGCTTGGGGCGCAAACATTCACGGGAACAACATCCACCTATGGCCGTTCATCGAGCAGGCTCGGAGGAACGGCGCGAAGCTCATCGTCATCGATCCTTACCGGACGCGCACGGCTGCGCTGGCGGATGAGCACCTGGCGATTCGGCCGGGGACAGATACGCTGCTCGCGCTTGGGCTGATGCATGTGCTCTTCCGCGATGGGCTGGAGGATCGCGAGTATCTTGCGGCTTCGACGGATCCTGCTCAGGCTGAGGCGCTACAGGCGCATGCTTTGCTTCCGGAACATGCGCCTGACGCTGTCGCCGCGGTCACGGGCATCGCGGCGGAGACGATTGTGCGGCTTGCGCGGGCGTATGGGACGAGCCTTGCGCTGACGGGTCGTCCGGCGGTTATCCGGCTGAACTATGGCATTCAGCGGAGCGAGTACGGCGGAACGGCGGTTCGCGCGGTGTCCATGCTGCCGCTCATTACAGGCTCGTGGAAGCATCTTGGAGGCGGGCTTACGCTCTCGACGAGCGGAGCCTTTCCATTCAATGGCAAGGCGCTCCAGATGCCTGAGTTGATGGAGGCGAGTCCGCTTGGGCGAGCCTCACGTGTCGTCAACATGAGCCAGCTTGGGGCTGCGTTGACCACGCTTGACGATCCTCCGGTGAAGGCTCTCTTCGTCTATAACTCGAATCCTGCCGCGGTCGCTCCGAACCAGAACGATGTGCTTCGCGGCATGGCCCGCGACGATCTCTTCACCGTGGTGCATGACCAGTTCTTTACCGATACCGCCGACTTCGCCGACTATCTCCTGCCGGCGCCTACGTTCCTTGAGACGAAAGACGTTCAAGGCGCTTACGGGCACTTCTTTGCTCAGGTCTCGAACCGTGCGATCGAGCCCCGCGGTGAGGTGCGGAACAATGTGCGCCTGTTTGCGGAACTCGCGAAGCACATGGGTTTCACCGAAGCCTGCTTCGACGATGTCGAGGACGATCTGATCGACCAGGCGCTTACGACGGATCACCCATGGTTCGCGGGGATCACGCGCGAGAGGCTTGAACGCGAAGGGCATGCGGCGCTCAATCTTCCGAAGAACGCCGACGGGCTTTCGCTTCCGTTCAGCACGCCGGAGTGGTTCCCGCATGGGCGAGTTGAGCTGTTCCCTCTGCCGGCCTACATGGCTGCAACGGAATCGCGCAGCGCGCCTGCTGCCGAGGAGTTTCCGCTCGAGTTCCTTCCGCGCAAGGCGGATAACTACATGAACTCGACCTTCGCGAACCATGCCGGTCACCAGCACATGGAGGCGCGGAATACAGGTGTGCTTGAGATGCATCCGGACGATGCGGCTCCGCGAAAGATCGTAACCGGCGATCGCGTCGAGATCTTCAATCGGCGCGGAACGATCAAGCTGCATGCGCAGGTCAATCGTCAGGTTGCGCCCGGCGTCGTCGCGGCTCGACTGGCCTGGAACAAACTTTCATCCGGACAGGCCGGGCTCAACCGGCTTACGTCCGAGAACCTGACCGATATCGGCGGTGGGGCGACGTTCTATTCGACGCTGGTCGAGGTGAGAAAAGCATAA
- a CDS encoding YybH family protein, translating to MRRWLSAVVVLFVSAMTANAQLKTATPQELGVIKVLLAQEAAWNRGDIEAFATGYKNAPDIIFIGSHVSRGHDELVNEYRKNYPNRDAMGTLGFSELEVRPLDENFAVVIGKYHLDRNKKAGGNADGIFSLVFEKTDQGWKIVVDHTT from the coding sequence ATGCGCCGTTGGCTTTCCGCCGTTGTTGTCCTTTTCGTCTCTGCCATGACCGCAAATGCGCAGCTTAAGACTGCGACGCCGCAGGAACTTGGCGTGATTAAAGTTCTCCTGGCTCAGGAAGCGGCCTGGAACCGTGGAGATATCGAGGCCTTCGCTACCGGCTATAAGAACGCACCCGACATCATCTTCATCGGAAGCCACGTCTCCCGTGGTCACGACGAGTTAGTGAACGAGTACCGCAAGAACTATCCCAACCGCGACGCCATGGGAACGCTCGGTTTCTCGGAACTCGAAGTCCGTCCGCTCGATGAGAACTTCGCTGTCGTCATCGGCAAGTATCACCTCGATCGCAATAAGAAGGCCGGCGGCAACGCGGACGGCATCTTCTCGCTCGTCTTCGAGAAGACTGACCAGGGCTGGAAGATCGTCGTCGACCACACCACTTAG
- a CDS encoding TetR/AcrR family transcriptional regulator produces MSKPSRRVPQQERGERRVAGLLEAAAAVIAEVGYEASTMTAIADRAGASIGAVYQYFPNKEAVVHALRMQYGDEMEERWKPLTRDAAKLTVKHLVDRIFEVLVDFMQSRPAYIPMLSAPKTFKRDPAARNRLREHFAALYREKRPDLTPEAAFRIANVSFQVIKAMNPLYAEAQEQEREELVEEFKLVLTSYLTTRLRA; encoded by the coding sequence ATGTCAAAGCCGTCGCGACGCGTTCCCCAGCAGGAGCGGGGAGAGCGCCGCGTCGCCGGACTGCTCGAGGCGGCGGCAGCGGTCATCGCCGAGGTAGGCTATGAGGCGTCGACCATGACGGCGATTGCCGATCGCGCGGGAGCGTCGATCGGCGCGGTCTACCAGTACTTCCCGAACAAGGAAGCGGTCGTTCACGCCCTGCGGATGCAGTACGGCGACGAGATGGAAGAGCGCTGGAAGCCGCTGACGCGGGATGCCGCAAAGCTCACGGTCAAGCATCTGGTCGACCGCATCTTCGAGGTGTTGGTGGACTTCATGCAAAGCCGGCCAGCGTACATCCCGATGCTGAGCGCGCCGAAGACCTTCAAGCGCGATCCGGCTGCGAGGAATCGGCTTCGCGAGCATTTTGCAGCGCTCTATCGGGAGAAGCGTCCAGACCTCACTCCCGAGGCCGCGTTCCGGATCGCGAATGTCAGCTTCCAAGTGATCAAGGCGATGAACCCGCTCTACGCGGAGGCACAAGAGCAAGAGCGCGAGGAGTTAGTGGAGGAGTTCAAGCTGGTATTGACCTCATACCTCACCACGCGTCTTCGGGCCTAA
- a CDS encoding hydrolase, which yields MAELTLDPKTTALILIDLQHGIIALPVKPYSGPEVAERGSKLAAAFRAAGSTVAYVRVDMADILHLPADQQMRDPNAPPPPAIASQLAPESGYQEGDLLITKRQWGAFYDTGLDQQLRRRGIRTIVICGIATNIGVESTARAAFDMGYALVFVEDAMATISAEAHEFSIKGIFTRMGRVRSLNEVVAALGQ from the coding sequence ATGGCAGAACTTACCCTCGATCCAAAGACGACAGCCCTGATCCTGATCGACCTGCAGCACGGCATCATCGCTCTGCCGGTGAAGCCTTACTCCGGCCCTGAGGTCGCCGAGCGCGGAAGCAAACTGGCCGCCGCCTTTCGCGCCGCTGGAAGCACTGTCGCCTACGTGCGTGTCGATATGGCGGATATCCTCCACCTTCCCGCGGACCAGCAGATGCGCGATCCGAATGCGCCGCCTCCGCCCGCGATCGCCTCGCAGCTTGCACCCGAGAGCGGATACCAGGAAGGCGACCTCCTGATCACGAAGCGGCAATGGGGGGCGTTCTACGATACCGGCCTCGACCAGCAACTTCGCCGCCGTGGCATTCGAACCATTGTGATCTGCGGCATTGCGACGAACATTGGCGTCGAGTCAACCGCGCGCGCCGCGTTCGACATGGGCTATGCGCTCGTATTCGTCGAAGACGCAATGGCGACTATCAGCGCCGAGGCGCACGAGTTCTCCATCAAGGGAATCTTCACCCGCATGGGACGCGTGCGCTCCCTGAACGAAGTCGTGGCAGCGCTCGGACAGTGA
- a CDS encoding MDR family MFS transporter yields MIEERSRQQEVDLEPLDPMVWKIAWVVLLGPLMTVLDSTVVNVSLSTLSSEMHTALTTIQWVTSGYLLALALMLPVSGWLVDRVGAKRVYLGCFTAFTLTSLLCGTATSANALIAFRVLQGMAGGLLAPMAQMMVARRAGRHVARVMGFMVMPVLIGPILGPVLAGLILQHASWRWIFLINLPIGLIALVLAVWLLPADEHEAQRRSFDLTGFLLLSPGLVLLLHSLESLSAHPGTRNLSLAELAVGVTLLGLFIRHGIRNGPAALIDVHLFQGRTFSAAAATQFLANAIAFGGQMLLPLYLLTVRGESASRTGLLLAPAGLGMMCSYPMMGALTERFSPRRVSSAGAAIALLGTLPFALSGAVPLPLLCLALFVRGAGSGCINIPSIAAAYASIPKEMIPVATTAINIVQRLGGPIATTLLAIFLHARIAASPAGHTDAYLVTFRILCIVHALVIVAALRLPDTRSQRRPTQLQQTEALAD; encoded by the coding sequence ATGATCGAGGAGCGCTCAAGGCAACAAGAGGTAGATCTCGAGCCGCTGGACCCCATGGTGTGGAAGATCGCCTGGGTCGTGCTTCTCGGCCCGCTGATGACGGTCCTCGACTCGACCGTCGTGAACGTCTCGCTGTCGACGCTGAGCAGCGAGATGCACACGGCCCTGACCACCATTCAGTGGGTGACGAGCGGTTATCTTCTCGCGCTTGCGCTCATGCTCCCGGTCAGTGGATGGCTCGTCGACCGCGTTGGCGCGAAGCGAGTCTATCTCGGTTGCTTCACGGCGTTCACGTTGACCTCGCTCCTCTGCGGCACGGCAACGTCAGCAAACGCGCTGATCGCCTTCCGCGTCCTGCAAGGGATGGCCGGAGGCCTGCTCGCGCCGATGGCCCAGATGATGGTGGCGCGCCGCGCGGGCCGTCACGTGGCGCGCGTGATGGGCTTCATGGTGATGCCCGTGCTGATCGGCCCCATCCTCGGGCCGGTGCTTGCCGGGCTCATCCTGCAGCATGCGAGCTGGCGATGGATCTTCCTCATCAACCTGCCCATCGGGCTGATCGCGCTGGTTCTTGCGGTATGGCTCCTCCCCGCGGACGAGCATGAGGCGCAGCGCCGAAGCTTTGATCTCACCGGATTTCTCCTTCTTTCCCCGGGCCTCGTTCTTCTCCTGCATAGCCTCGAAAGCCTGAGCGCCCATCCGGGAACCAGGAACCTCAGTCTGGCGGAGTTGGCCGTGGGAGTGACCCTGCTCGGCCTATTCATTCGCCACGGAATCCGCAACGGCCCAGCCGCGCTCATTGACGTCCACCTCTTTCAGGGACGAACTTTCTCGGCTGCAGCCGCGACGCAGTTTCTCGCCAACGCCATCGCCTTCGGCGGCCAGATGCTTCTTCCTCTCTACCTGCTTACGGTGCGTGGAGAGTCGGCCAGCCGGACCGGCCTTCTGCTCGCGCCGGCAGGTCTCGGGATGATGTGCTCGTACCCCATGATGGGCGCCCTGACCGAGCGGTTCAGCCCGCGCCGCGTCTCCTCGGCCGGGGCAGCGATCGCGCTGCTCGGCACCCTTCCATTCGCACTCTCCGGAGCGGTCCCTCTGCCTCTGCTCTGTCTCGCTCTGTTTGTCCGCGGAGCCGGATCGGGCTGTATCAACATTCCGTCGATCGCCGCCGCCTACGCCTCGATTCCGAAGGAGATGATCCCGGTGGCAACCACGGCGATCAACATCGTGCAGCGCCTCGGCGGACCGATTGCCACGACCCTCCTGGCAATCTTCCTCCACGCCCGTATAGCCGCCTCACCCGCAGGTCACACTGACGCGTACCTTGTGACCTTCCGCATCCTCTGCATCGTGCATGCGCTCGTCATCGTGGCAGCCCTCCGACTGCCGGATACACGGTCGCAGCGGCGACCGACCCAACTTCAGCAGACCGAGGCGCTCGCGGACTAA
- a CDS encoding DUF1643 domain-containing protein, whose protein sequence is MTAHDPGGKSKPKWPADSKVTATWSPCKRYRYTLSEIWNPDLPVIMWLLMNPSVASLEHADPTLIRTGQFSRAWGYGGQLVGNVHSYRATDKQRLLEVDDPAGPGNDAALVRMAKRAGLVMLAYGQPPKPLRPRSLDVVKMLRKAGADLHHLRLSKDGSPYHPLYLPGDLTPVRFPSSV, encoded by the coding sequence ATGACAGCCCATGATCCCGGCGGAAAATCGAAACCGAAGTGGCCCGCCGACTCGAAGGTGACCGCAACGTGGTCGCCGTGCAAACGCTACCGGTACACGCTTTCGGAGATATGGAATCCGGACCTTCCGGTCATCATGTGGCTCCTGATGAACCCATCCGTCGCGTCGCTTGAGCATGCCGATCCGACGCTGATCCGGACGGGGCAATTTTCGCGTGCTTGGGGATACGGCGGTCAGCTTGTTGGCAATGTCCATAGCTACCGGGCAACGGACAAGCAGAGGCTGCTCGAAGTGGATGATCCGGCCGGTCCGGGAAATGACGCGGCGCTGGTACGGATGGCGAAGCGAGCGGGCCTTGTGATGCTCGCCTATGGACAACCGCCGAAGCCGCTTCGTCCGCGAAGCCTTGACGTGGTGAAGATGCTGCGGAAGGCAGGAGCGGATCTGCACCATCTGCGGCTCTCGAAGGACGGCTCGCCCTATCACCCGCTCTACCTGCCGGGCGATCTTACGCCGGTGCGGTTTCCTTCTTCCGTTTAG
- a CDS encoding enolase C-terminal domain-like protein — MPIERRQILKSLAGAGLAGLAHPVLRAQEQVARATRGMPAPHIKDISVIECEPAGSRLTVVKIATDQDGLYGYGCATFTQRADLVKPAVERYLKPLLMGRTTDRIEDIWQTCYDSSYWKNGPILNNAISGIDQALWDIKGRQAGMPVYQLAGGKCREAVDTYGHADGPEYSDVVAAARKYMAEGFRNVRVQVGLPGMAGYGSARNNANTLKPLHDKPLFEPAYAMRRGLKLLEICRQELGEEVGLLHDMHERYTPNQAVEFCKQAEKFNLFFAEDPLSPEDIDYFKQIRQNCATPLAMGELFNSPHEWQPLIAGRLIDYIRCHVSQVGGFTPARKIAIMAEQFGVKTAWHGPGDVSPIGHMAQITLDIVSTNFGIQEYSPFNQRSQEIFKGCPEMRDGYLYVNEKPGWGIEIDEKEAAKSPFTPGRGNLNGGWGEIRKLDGTIIKQ, encoded by the coding sequence ATGCCGATCGAACGCCGCCAGATCCTGAAGTCTCTCGCAGGCGCCGGACTAGCGGGGCTTGCGCATCCGGTGCTCCGGGCGCAGGAGCAGGTCGCTCGCGCGACGCGTGGCATGCCCGCTCCACACATCAAGGACATCAGCGTCATCGAGTGCGAACCCGCAGGATCACGGCTCACTGTCGTCAAAATTGCAACCGACCAGGACGGCCTCTACGGCTACGGTTGCGCGACCTTCACGCAACGCGCCGACCTGGTGAAGCCAGCAGTCGAGCGCTATCTCAAGCCTCTCCTCATGGGCAGGACGACCGACCGCATCGAGGACATCTGGCAGACCTGCTACGACAGCTCCTACTGGAAGAACGGCCCCATCCTCAACAACGCCATCAGCGGCATCGACCAGGCGCTCTGGGACATCAAGGGCCGGCAGGCGGGCATGCCCGTCTACCAGCTTGCCGGCGGCAAGTGCCGCGAGGCGGTCGACACGTATGGCCACGCCGACGGACCCGAGTACAGCGATGTGGTCGCCGCCGCGAGAAAATATATGGCGGAAGGCTTCCGCAACGTCCGCGTGCAGGTCGGCCTGCCCGGCATGGCAGGCTACGGCTCAGCTCGGAACAACGCGAACACCCTCAAGCCGCTCCACGACAAGCCGCTCTTCGAGCCCGCCTACGCCATGCGGCGCGGCCTGAAGCTGCTGGAGATCTGCCGCCAGGAGCTTGGAGAAGAGGTCGGCCTCCTCCACGACATGCACGAGCGTTACACGCCCAACCAGGCGGTCGAATTCTGCAAGCAGGCCGAGAAGTTCAACCTCTTCTTCGCCGAAGACCCGCTCTCGCCTGAAGACATCGACTATTTCAAACAAATCCGCCAGAACTGCGCCACGCCTCTCGCCATGGGCGAGCTCTTCAACAGCCCGCACGAGTGGCAGCCCCTCATCGCGGGCCGTCTCATCGACTACATCCGCTGCCACGTCTCTCAGGTCGGCGGCTTCACCCCCGCGCGCAAGATCGCCATCATGGCCGAGCAGTTCGGCGTCAAGACCGCGTGGCACGGCCCGGGAGATGTCTCGCCCATAGGCCACATGGCGCAGATCACCCTCGACATCGTCAGCACCAACTTCGGCATCCAGGAGTATTCCCCCTTCAACCAGCGTTCGCAGGAGATCTTCAAAGGCTGTCCCGAGATGCGCGACGGCTATCTGTACGTCAACGAGAAGCCCGGCTGGGGCATCGAGATCGATGAGAAGGAAGCCGCCAAATCCCCCTTCACTCCTGGCCGAGGAAACCTGAACGGAGGCTGGGGCGAGATCCGCAAGCTCGATGGAACCATCATCAAGCAGTAG
- a CDS encoding sugar phosphate isomerase/epimerase family protein, which yields MISRRSFLGRASAAAACTALAGRASLAYATPLGLPLGIQLYSVREQLAKDYDATLIEVGKAGFKEVEAAGFYKKSAAEVKQSLKNAKLHCVSSHHPFGDLRTKFDEILAFNKELGVQYMICSSPGFKTPAPAGGSDRGRKMSIDDWRWISDQFNQMGEKTAAQGIHFGYHNHIHEFGPVDGTIPYMELLRLTDPAKVTLELDCGWATVAGMKPIDLMREHPNRFSMLHVKDFKDNGTFGPDAKEPVVTELGMGSIDYKPIFAEAKKTQKIKHMFVEQEAFDMPWQQSLKTDADYLTNLKA from the coding sequence ATGATCTCGCGTAGAAGCTTTCTTGGCCGTGCCTCCGCCGCCGCTGCCTGCACCGCGCTCGCTGGACGCGCAAGCCTCGCCTATGCCACGCCTCTCGGTCTTCCGCTTGGAATCCAGCTTTACTCGGTTCGCGAGCAGCTTGCGAAGGACTACGACGCAACGCTGATCGAGGTCGGCAAGGCCGGTTTTAAGGAGGTGGAAGCCGCAGGCTTCTACAAGAAGAGCGCGGCCGAGGTAAAGCAGTCGCTCAAGAACGCGAAACTGCACTGCGTCAGCTCGCACCATCCCTTCGGCGATCTGCGCACAAAGTTCGACGAGATTCTCGCGTTCAACAAGGAGCTTGGCGTCCAGTACATGATCTGCTCCAGCCCGGGCTTCAAGACGCCCGCGCCCGCGGGTGGTTCGGACCGAGGCCGCAAAATGTCGATCGACGACTGGCGCTGGATCTCCGACCAGTTCAACCAGATGGGCGAGAAGACCGCCGCGCAGGGCATTCACTTCGGCTATCACAATCACATCCACGAGTTCGGCCCGGTCGACGGCACCATCCCGTACATGGAGCTTCTACGCCTCACCGATCCCGCGAAGGTAACCCTCGAACTCGACTGCGGATGGGCCACCGTCGCCGGCATGAAGCCCATCGATCTCATGCGCGAACACCCGAACCGCTTCTCCATGCTGCACGTCAAGGACTTCAAGGACAACGGCACCTTCGGCCCGGACGCCAAGGAACCGGTCGTCACCGAGCTAGGCATGGGCAGTATCGATTACAAGCCCATCTTTGCCGAAGCGAAGAAGACGCAGAAGATCAAACACATGTTCGTCGAGCAGGAAGCCTTTGACATGCCGTGGCAGCAGTCGCTCAAGACAGACGCGGACTACCTGACGAACCTCAAAGCCTAA